The DNA segment CTTTATTTCAGGATCAGGTTTAGCCTTGCGCTTATCATCATAAAGATAGAAACCTTTACGTGTGGCTTCACCTGAAATCAACAGATAAGTTCACAACAATCAATAAAAACATCATCTAGCTGTTCTCTCTTATATACCAGCTCTCTTGTCCTCTTGCATGAGTGGGATAATCATAGATTTGTTTGTCCGTTCTGGGAAGTTCTCGATGAATTGTGTTGCGGTTGCAATCGCCACACCGAATCCAACCAGGTCGCACAATCTACTCGTTCATATAACAAAAATACAGTTAAAAAAAAGGTGAATGAGATTGACATTTGGATTTTTACAATGGGATGTACCTGAAGGGACCCATTGGCATTCCAAACTTGCTGACTGCCCTGTCGATTAGATACGGATCTGTTCCACGCTCAGCAAGGAACATAGCTGCCTGTGTGTATGGGAAGAACATCCTATTAACTGCAAACCCCGTGCAGTTTCCAACTACGACTGGCGTTTTCTTAATCTTCTTCCCAACATCTAACAGGTCAACAATTACTTGAGGAGAGGTACGATTGGTCCGAACTATTTCAAGTAGTGGCATGACATGTGCTGGACTGCATCAAGAAAATGAATAATCAGTCTTTCACTTATACATTCATCCAAATTCCAAAAGATAAGTGATCACCTGAAAAAATGTGCTCCGACAATCCGATCTTGAGACTTGGTCCGCTCCCCAATTTTGTTTAAATCAATGGTAGATGTGTTGGTTGCAAGGATACAATGTTGAGGACAGTACTTCTCTAGATCAGCAAAAATTTGCTGCTTCAAAGATATATTCTCAATGACAGCCTGTTCAAGCCACCAAAAAAAGACATCAAGCAAAGtcatatagaaaacaatttcaGCTTCAATATGCTGATTATTACCTCGATGACCATATCCACATCCCTAAAGCTTTCATAGTCAAGTGAACCTTTAAGGAGTGACATGGTTTTCTCAAACTTTTCCTGAGACATCCTTCCTTTCTTTACACGACTCTGAAGATTAGCTGgttaaattaatgaaattaGTCACATCAAGCTTTTGCTATTCAATGGTAAGCAATGTGTGTCAATCCATCTCTACCTTTGACCCTGCCAATTCCAGCCTCTAGGAATTTCTCATTTACTTCCTTGAGAATCACTGAATAGTTACTGAGGATCAATGCAGTGGCTATTCCAGATCCCATCAACCCGCCTCCGATGATGGCTACCTTTTTAATCTTCCTTGGCACCAACCCACGATCAGTAACTCCAGGAACCTGTCAATAAGATAAATTGGAAGGAATCAAAATAGAGAAAGCTTTAATATTGTAAAGAAAATAAAGTGGATATATGtcaaaattgtttcaaaaaaaaaaaaaaaaaatgtctaaaTGACACTGCTAAACACTCACAGACCTTTGTAGTTCCTCGCTGAGAAAAGAAAACATGGATCAAGCTTTTGGTGGTATCCAGGTTTACCACTTGTGAGCCTACTTGAGCCTCCTGTAAGTGACAATGTGATGGAAATTCGTAAAGGGTTACTAGTCTTGGGGGAAACATTGAAGAACATATAACAAAGAGACGACAAGATAGTAATATACCTTCTCTAAACCAGCCCTCGGACCAGAAACAATACCCACTTCAACAGCCTCAAGGCACATTAAGGGGTGTTTCAGGTTGGGGGCTTGCTTGCGTGTCTGCTCTCTGGCAAACTTCAGTATTTCCCTTGCCTCTCCAAGAGGAGGTAACTTATCAGTCTTTAAAACACTACAAACCCACGGTTTTCTCCTTTCGGCTATGTCAAGGGCCCAGCGACGAGCAGCGTTTAGTATCTCGGCAGGTGGCACGACAGCATCAACAAGACCCAATGAATGACCTTCCTCGGCTTTAACCGGCTTAGATGTCTATATGTTTCAACAAAAGAATGCCGTTACATTTAAACCAAAGCATACTTAACCCAACCATAAAATTAAGGCACTGACGTACCAAAATCATTTCAAGGGCTTTTGTGAGACCGACAAGACGTGGAAGACGCTGTGTTCCTGCATCAATCCAAAAGAGCATAATCAGGAAGATAAAAATGAAAGCGAGTTGAATTATTACATGATCACATATGATTGTTCATAGGAGTCAAAGATTTTGCCTCCTATGTGATCAAAACTCGTATACAGCTGAAGGGAAAACACGATTATGGACTTAGCAATCAACAAATTTGAATAACTACCTCCAAACCCAGGAATAACACCGAGTTGCAGCTCAGGCAAACCTAACTGTGCACCAGGAGCTGATATCCTTGCATGGCAAGCCTGAAAACAAGTCATACAACTGTATCAACATCCATCTAAAAAGAAAATGCTCACCATCAGGCGGCTCAACAGTCTCAAGACGATTTATTGAGGGTGAAGTGGTATACATAGAAAAACCATACCATGGCAAGTTCTAACCCTCCTCCCAAGGCAAGCCCATCAATGGCAGCGACAGACGGCTTCCTTGCAgctgaaaacaaataaataaaccaGTTAGGATGTCATAACCATTGCAAAGACCAATACATTCAGTAAGATAGAGAGATAACCTTCAAACAAATCAGTTAGGATGTCAATGGATAAGTATCCAACCTTCGGCTCTTTCCCTGAGAAAAATCAATATACAGTACTACAAACATTAATACATGACGTCAATACAATCAACAAAGACACCAAGATACTGAAAACATACTTGTCTCTTTCTGAACTTCACCAAAACCAGATATATCAAATCCACCAGAGAACTTCCCCTTTTCCCCTGccgtaaattaaaaaaaaaaacacaaaagccATTTACCAAACCATCTCCAAAGTTTGCATAAATGTCTTCTGTTTTTGTCTTGCAAGAGAGTGATCTCAAGACGTACCAGTAATAACAATAGCTTTAACATCATTCCTGCTCAAAGCTTCCTCGTAATTACTTTTGAGGTTATCCAGCACTGTACTCaccaatatacaaaaaaaaaacagagtaaccAATACAGTAGTTTTTTCACTGCTTCGTCTCGAATGCTAAAAAAAACGACGTTTCTTGAGATCATAAGCTATTCACTAATCTACAATAGCATGAGATCAAACTAGTAGTAGTCCCAATTTTTCACATAATCAGATCATTAAATTCAATCGGGGAGCCGTAACAGAGTTCGGCGAGAGGTAAATAGCGAAATTGACCTAGAATCTGAAAAGGTGAATCCATTCAAGATCGAAGAGGAACAGAGTACCGTCGAACGATAGCGAATTGACGGGAGGGTTGATGATTGTTACGACGGCAACTCCATCGCCTCCAACTTCCATCGTCGTCTTTCCCTTCGTGCGTGAAGCCATTTCTCGAGCTCCGTTTCGTGGTTCTCTCTACCTTCTTCGTTGAGATTGCGAGTCACGCCCGGTACAGTGGCACTGGCACACTCCTCGACGCAAACGCTGTTTTGATAATAATGTTTTCGTTAAgtgatttatttttgttgtataatgctagttttatttttctttttaatacagtagtagtagtagtatcTTTTCTACATGGATACATATGATTAGAAAACGAATTAATCACGTTTTTTTGTTGTATAACgctaatttaattttctttttaatacaGTAGTAGTATCTTTTCTACATGGATACATATGATTAGAAAATGAATTAATCATGTGTTTTATAAAGATACATTtgtatttttatcaaataaatatatgtttggCTAGTGGTCTTTAGTCCTACGTGACCTGGCGGATCTGAATCAAATCCATTTTACTTTTTCGATAATAATACAACGAAAATGTTAAAtgaaattcatatttttagacAAAAGTATTTGAATCGTATCTGTTCATAATCATAAGCTTTCAT comes from the Brassica rapa cultivar Chiifu-401-42 chromosome A01, CAAS_Brap_v3.01, whole genome shotgun sequence genome and includes:
- the LOC103849627 gene encoding glyoxysomal fatty acid beta-oxidation multifunctional protein MFP-a, which gives rise to MASRTKGKTTMEVGGDGVAVVTIINPPVNSLSFDVLDNLKSNYEEALSRNDVKAIVITGEKGKFSGGFDISGFGEVQKETRKEPKVGYLSIDILTDLFEAARKPSVAAIDGLALGGGLELAMACHARISAPGAQLGLPELQLGVIPGFGGTQRLPRLVGLTKALEMILTSKPVKAEEGHSLGLVDAVVPPAEILNAARRWALDIAERRKPWVCSVLKTDKLPPLGEAREILKFAREQTRKQAPNLKHPLMCLEAVEVGIVSGPRAGLEKEAQVGSQVVNLDTTKSLIHVFFSQRGTTKVPGVTDRGLVPRKIKKVAIIGGGLMGSGIATALILSNYSVILKEVNEKFLEAGIGRVKANLQSRVKKGRMSQEKFEKTMSLLKGSLDYESFRDVDMVIEAVIENISLKQQIFADLEKYCPQHCILATNTSTIDLNKIGERTKSQDRIVGAHFFSPAHVMPLLEIVRTNRTSPQVIVDLLDVGKKIKKTPVVVGNCTGFAVNRMFFPYTQAAMFLAERGTDPYLIDRAVSKFGMPMGPFRLCDLVGFGVAIATATQFIENFPERTNKSMIIPLMQEDKRAGEATRKGFYLYDDKRKAKPDPEIKNYIEKARSLSGVSLDPKLEKLSEKEIIEMTFFPVVNEACRVFAEGIAVKAADLDIAGIMGMGFPPYRGGIMFWADSIGSKYIHSKLDEWSKTYGDFFKPCAFLAERGSKGAPLSAPLEQTRSRL